A region of the Plasmodium sp. gorilla clade G2 genome assembly, chromosome: 9 genome:
tattttttttaatacattcattttattgataaataaatttattagaaTATCACATAATGTATTTAATGTCTGTTTCATTTCCTTTTCTATATCATCATTAGCTTTTTTTagatcattataattataaataaaatatttctgtTCATACTTTTTAAACATTTCACTTATAAGTTTAATTCTTTTACGTAAGGATGAATAGATGGGtatgttttttaaaataatattaattatgctaatacatatattgtatttattttttctatatatatatttaatcatTCTTAAACTTATAGATCtgattaataatttataataatataaaaaaatactttttttagtattatatatttcttcatcttctGATTCCTTCACATCATTGTCGTCACACAAATTTTCttgttttttaaatgaatctTTCTTATTCTTCtcacttatattattattattattattattattatattttattttattattcattttattagttattttttttttgtttttctttgcATCTACCTTTATATTTGACATATATCCTTCCAACTTATTTACCATTcgttcatatttatatattaataaaaattcgtTGACATTccattcttttttaattacaCTTAAAGGATTCATATGATGATCTTCTATCATATGTCTAgacaaattattaataatatactgCTTCAAAATATTACAATCATCTTCAAAATCTTTATgcaataatttatttattggtGTTAAAGATTCAGAAAGATTAAATGCAGCATATctttgaaaataataatttttataattttgatcgttttttaattttttctttatattatcatttgataATAAAAGGAAAGAGTTGAAACTAGAACGTGAATcatatttcaatattttatCTCTATCATATTTggaatatatacaatttataGAACTTATAcaacttatatttttaattatattatcatcatcacaaCCACAATCACCACCACCACcactatcattattatgattaatatGTAATGAAtgattttcatttatattgtttatataaaaatcatttatacaattatataaaggtagctttttttcttttttttttatattattttttatattattatttatattattatttatattattaccattTTGTTCTTCCATATGATTCTTTTctgttttcttctttttctttactGCTTCTTCATCTACACAAGATTCttctaaataattatttttccttttattattatattctttatttttatttaatatcatattattatctatactattattatatttatttgtatctccttttttttctcttatttttatattatcactatGTCTTTTATCATTTCTCTGGCATGATGTATCATCATGAAcaatatcaatattattattttttttattattattattttttttattattattacttttttttattttattatttttatttttatatatatcaatcaTATGCAAAACATATCTATAATTGTaaccatttttatttttcaaataattcatgtgttttttaaaaaaattactagaacaaaataaaattgcAAGGGTTTTATACAaatcattaatatttatcatattgaAAGAAAGTATTATATCActcttaaatatattaaaattttgtttgtatgttttatttcttttttctttctttttagaTTCACTTAATCCATCATTTCCATTTTGATTCTGAAGgagaaaatatgataaagGTATATTTAGAAAGGACAATAgttttttatcataaaaatcttttataaacatataaaagaaatatttaatttttaaaaaatttatgttattatttgataagaGTAAATTATctatgattatataatattcttttaatttaaaaaggaCATTGTTAAAAATAggattaaatataatattatcaattaaattataataattaatatacaaattaaatatattcacatagatatttttctttataaaataatccAGATTATTAAGAGCAGACAAAATACAATTATTAGTTATGATAAcacttatatttaataaataaatttcttttaaatgcattagatataataaaaaagcgCTAAATATAGAagattttaattttaaataatctttaataaaaataattagaacactttttttttttttttttttttttttctcatttattttgttattttgaCAACACATCTGATTAAAtaattcattcatattatttcgatcaacttttaaaaaaaaattggaatttactttttttataattcgaataattatattttctacaGTGTCATTAGAATATACATTAATAATACAagagataatttttttttctttttttagcATAGTATATTTGAATAGTTGATCATGactatttttatgataaaaagAGAGATTATCATATGtagattttatattattatcatatgtaatgtttttattattatcatatgtaatatttatattattatcatatgtaatatttattttattatcatattcacAGGAATTTGTCTTGCTCTCATTATTGTGTTGATTATTATGTGTGATATAATTATCTTTAAgtatcatattataattatcactctccatattattattattactatcataGACATCATGTTTTGTTTCatgtatgtattttcttttcgttttcattttcttacaactatttaataatttcaaatagttacatataattttatattgtaaTAGATTAGAGAAAGGGCAAGTCTGCGTCTTTAgaattaataatgatattttatcatcctttaaacataaaattgtatttaataaatttatttctttatttataatattactcaaataattatatataaaacaattcatataattatttatatataaccatGTCTCATTGAATGCTTTACTTCTAAATAAAATGGAAACaatttcatcatcattatttatatttaataattcttcttcctcatatatatatctattttcTCTTTGTCTATTTAATTTCTTATTCTCACTTATACATTCTAAAtcgttttttaattttaatataggACTTATAATAGAAGTTGTgcatatattaaaatcaGTGTATAttctttcattattattattccaacttattttttttttttttattaatacatcATCCTTTTTTTGTTTGCTTAACCAACAAGAACTAGTAACACGAATGTTTTCCTTCTCCTCATATCTTGATCTCAACAtggtttttaaaaaaaaaaaaaaaaaaaaaaaaaatttaaaacaaccaaaaattgtaatataaaaaaaaaaattatatgacaGAATAGAGACTcacacaaataaataaataaatatataaatatatattatatatatgtatcaataatatattcttatgtTCTATTTGTTTTTAACTTTTTTAGATAAGCCAATTTATTTcacataacatatatatatatatatatatatgttttattttttattattttttttttttttatatgctcTCCATGAGagtatattttacatatgggtgtattttatataaaaaaaaaaaaaaaaatatataaaaatatttatatatttatatatttatttatatattttttcgttttattaaaaaatatatattttattatttataaaaggaaaaatatgcattgctatatttatatattatttatcgtttaaaaaaatatattcacacATAGCTCTCCCCCCAAATTTTAAGAGactaaatataaacaatattactctcatatgtaatatatttaaaaaaaaaaaaaaaaaaaaaaaaaaaaaaaaaaaaaaaaatttataatttatatattagtttcattaaaattgttacaagaaaaaataaataaaacattttgtgtaattttttattttttaaaaggtttatagaatatacaaataaatgaatagataaataaatataatatatattatatatattatatatatattatatatatatttaatgccATATAtcacacataaaaaaaaatattatatatatatatatatatattttattgctTCTCAAAGGTGATCTcccttttttcattttgaatTACATACCTCTTGTGctcattataaaaatttgtaAGCTGCTTATGTATATCTTGAAAGTTTTCGAAatgataataagaataagaatataaaaatttaatttttttattcacatatttaaataatttttcttcttgCATGATATCAAGAATTTTCGTtggattattattttttttatataatttttccttATACAATTGAATCTTTTGAAtctcttttttaaaaatttttttcgtTTCATATAAAGATCTAagtaataattcttttaaatttaatattttggtTACATCTGtaattacattatataaaacatttttttctcttattAATTCATCGTTTTCAATTATTTtctcaaaaatattattaattgtaTTTAATACATTTGTTTGTGGAATATTAAATCTATTTAAAGAttctgatatatataataaagaataacagaattctttattattaatacttttattatatatacgatgtaaataacaatatgcatatataatttctataattatatatataacttgaTCATTAACCTTCTTAATACAACAAATATGTTCCTCAggtattttcattttttttattacacaGTTTAACCACCAAGGTTCATAtctttctatatataaattcatatcATTGTTCTTTATAAATGAGAagaattgttttttttctttttcatttaaattctctaattttatttcatctttTAAAGCTAGCTCGGTTAACACCTTATATCGTTTATTGCTGATGTACCATTTTTTTAGATGTCCAGAAGGATTCTCCAATTGaccatcattatcatcattatcatcactaccattatcattatcattatcatcactaccattatcatcatcattatcatcactaccattatcatcatcattatcatcactaccattatcatcattatcattattctttccttttttcttttctggTGACTCATATCCATTTATTATCCTATCAACGTTAACCCCCTCATTCTTACAATCTGCCTCATCTTGTAAATCATAAAATTTCTTCAACTTGAATTTAAATTCCTTTATATCAAAATCTGTCAATtcattatttcttatattttcattcacCTGATTATCTAAAAATGATTTAACACATGATGAATTATGTAATTTATAACATTCAACACTACAGTATACTATTTCACATGAGGGGCAGACATACTGAAacgttttatttttacatactTCACATGTTTttctcattattataaattttttttttttttttttatcataataccttatatatttacatggtatataaaaaaaaataaaataaaataaaaaataaaaaataaaaaaaaatgaaaatgaataaattttacatatatattatatatatatataactatatttttataacataatttttcctttttttttttttttttttttttttttttttaaatatatagactCCTTTCTAcattaaaatgaatatattttttaaaatatacaaatataaaaatatatattatatatatatatatatatattatatgtacatattttttaatatttataaaataaataaataaaatatacatatatatattttttattttatttaattttacgAATTTTTCAATGACGTACGtagaattaaaaattttaatcccgcatttatatatataatatgtacatattatttattattattattttattatatataattaagaaGGAAccttaatataaaaatatataaaaacaaaatattatatattatatattatatattatatatatattttttatttttaatatttatacttttaagaaaaaaaaaaaaaaaaattcgtCTTTaccaaatttttattttttttttgaagttttgaatattaatagtttttttctttttgatcATACAAaagttttaatttattatgtccacattttaaatattaaaatgaaaaatatacatatatatataaatatatttatgtgtattatattatacatcttaatgtatatatttatttaaatattattttttttttttttttttttttttttttttttttttttttattctattaATGTTGaagtaaaataatttaagatAATGTCGTATGGTTTATAATTTGTTTCCTTGtagtcatttttttttttcttcattttttttgctCCTCTTTTGTTTTTACGAATTTTCAGTTTTGGAAGTATGAGTGGTATGAAtgtcataaaaaaaagacaCAAGAGAATAAAACAATTCggaaaattaaatgaaaagataatagttgatgaaaaaaacatataaggCTCTATTTGAATTATGttgaatatttttcttttatgatatattaggatcagtaataaattataaatataagaacaaaaagataaaagaaaataggATGAGGTAAAGGAGAAAACAAAATTTTGTAATTTGGTAgctgaaaatatattacttatcattaaaaaaaagatacaTATAGACATAACTATTAAAATAAGtacacatataatatgttcaataaaataatttcctattattttatgtaataatataaataaactaGGTCGAAATAATAagtgatatataatatttcctaATAAAATAGACTGAGAAAATACTATAAAAACCCATCCTATAGGTTcctttcttattttttcaacatttaaaaaatatatatcttcacAAGCATtcatagatatattataaaaataaaatgtcaAGAATATACATAGTAATACACATAATACAGgtggaaataataataaactactttttaataaaacaaaaaatataaataatgtcgATATTTTTGGTATGAAATCCTTTGCAACCATTTTGCCTTTTCTATATCcatcatataatattctaatacaaaaaatatacataaaaaatattaataatattaataatatattattatatatatatggtattttattttctcctCTTGATATTATTTCCATATCTTCAATATCATatctataattatttatatattttaacatattCTTTCTTATATccttttcaatattatttatattatatatatcaggCAAAccttttattaattcatcaTCTACATCATCtattgaataaataaaatccttcttattcattttattccATTCAATCCTTTCTACATTTacattataatcattattatttttataatcaagCCTATTTCCATTTTCTATATCTATACCTTTCAATGCAGACAAAGCTaaatctatatttatattttctggctctttaaataaataactcCTGCTGATATTCAAATCATTCATACGTATATGATTCCCTTTTAAAatgttatacatatataacttgttgttaaaaaataaggaatccatattataaacattacAAATGCTAGACAAAAAAAGCATTGTTATTATTCCTACAAACGTTCCTCTTAAATAACATActctcatttttttataacaaatatagaacaagacaaaaatataaggaaacaaataaaaaaaaaaaaaaaaaaaaaatatgataatttatattttttaaaatatataatttgaacaaaaaaaaaaaatatatataagaggAATTATTTTAACGTATTAaaaatgacaaaaaaaaaaaaaaaaaaaaaaaaaataccccaaaagaaaaataaacaaatgatattatatatatatatgtgtgtatattttttaacagtgtgaaaaaaaaaaaaattaattgaaaTAAGTACttctttctatatatttaatatatatatatatgtacacatataggtcttttcattattataccTTTGCTCCCATATAAAATGCCAAATTTATACACGacatttttaattatgatataatgcattataaattttattttctcatattttattgaagaagtttatatttatggtggaaaaaattatataaatgtaaaataacatttaaaaaaaaaaataaaaaataataataataatatatatatatatatatatatatatataattttattaacaaaattattaaaaaaaaaaaaataaaatatacatatacatatatatatatatattaaaaatatcaaatTGTGATCaaggtaaatatatatatataaaataaagacatacaaatatatatatgtatatattgtaaaaatataaaaaaatatattcaaatgaaaaataaactAAAAATAGGggatagatatatatttatatttattcattaactttttattattcatccTTTGTTTttgtgtgtattttttttctgcGGAAAAGTGATCCAATTActtttagaaatatatataaaatttgtaaaaaccataataaaaataatatatatactattgtATGCATTACCACCTTTGTTTTACTCTTGCATTCTAATGTTGCAAATTCATCAAGAATAATATGTAAATCTTTTCTtttggtatatatattatttttattattaaaaaccTGATTGGCTACTAAGATTTCTACACCATCTGAATCATTTACAGATgtcttaatttttatttcattatcatttacatatgtaatatttacagatccaaaattattaaatgaatatattttattcaattCAAATGGACTTACCTTACTTAAAAggtttgttaaaaaaaatataacatatttatttatataactaaAAATGTTCTCCTGATTTACACTACTACTTGTAACTTCTATTACACTTTCTTCATTTCCAATTATACTACCAAAGTGAACATCCCcacttaaaaataaaagaccTTTtggttttgttttttttattaattctcTTAAACGTTTCAAAGAGTAAGGCATCAAACCCCAATTTTCATTAATTATGTGATTAGAAAATATCTGAAaagtggaaaaaaaaaaaaaaaaaaatattatgaacggTTAAGGCAAAATTGTGAactattcatataaaattatgaacGGTTAAGGTAAAACATTGTAAAGACAATAAAACATaacaaaaaaacatattaacatataacatataacatataatatataacatataatatataacatatataatatattttttatataataatactaaatggaaaaatattcgtatataatataatatatatatatatatatatgtgtgtgtttgTGTGtgcttttattattttattatttttttttatttttttatttttttttttttttgtacctGCGTAGAGGATATAATTATGTGGGCACGAGCTTTCGAATTTGTCAACTCCTTTTCTAACCATTTCCATTGCTCATTTCCTAAGATATCATTTTTACTATTACAGCATAATCCAAAAATGGATGAATGGAAACGTgacaaaaatgaaataaacatatgaaaaaatagatCTTTATATGAATCTGGGGCATAGAAAGGATATGgatctttattatatctgGTATCtaacataataattttaacttgattattttcattatttggatctatatataatttggatatatatgcaccatttcttttatatctgatatcatttttatctatatttaaatagtctaagtatttttttttactttcttttttatatttatataatcgatcaccattatttttattataatcatgatcatcatatataccatcaattttaaatttcttttttagtttcatataaaatgggtctttcttaatatatgtataagcATCATCTAAACATTTTATTTCACTACAATctgtataaaaataatcacCTATCCACAGCATAAGCTGTGGTTTCCTTTTCTCTATTGAATTtaataatgtattatttacTTTTCCTTTTTGATAATTACAACTCAGAAATACAAAATTCGTTAGCTTCTCATTAATTATTTGATCGCCTTGGCATCgggtatatttaataaaaatgtaaaaagcaaaaattaattttatacaaCTGTTcattattcaaataaaaaaataaaatatataaataaataaatatatatatatgtatatattaacgcacaccaaaaaaataaaaaataaaagaacaatataaaatattaattaaataatatattatatatatatatatatatatatttcctttaatagataaatttaaaaatatatacaaaacatataatatatccttAGAATACTATAAA
Encoded here:
- a CDS encoding alkaline phosphatase, putative — its product is MNSCIKLIFAFYIFIKYTRCQGDQIINEKLTNFVFLSCNYQKGKVNNTLLNSIEKRKPQLMLWIGDYFYTDCSEIKCLDDAYTYIKKDPFYMKLKKKFKIDGIYDDHDYNKNNGDRLYKYKKESKKKYLDYLNIDKNDIRYKRNGAYISKLYIDPNNENNQVKIIMLDTRYNKDPYPFYAPDSYKDLFFHMFISFLSRFHSSIFGLCCNSKNDILGNEQWKWLEKELTNSKARAHIIISSTQIFSNHIINENWGLMPYSLKRLRELIKKTKPKGLLFLSGDVHFGSIIGNEESVIEVTSSSVNQENIFSYINKYVIFFLTNLLSKVSPFELNKIYSFNNFGSVNITYVNDNEIKIKTSVNDSDGVEILVANQVFNNKNNIYTKRKDLHIILDEFATLECKSKTKVVMHTIVYILFLLWFLQILYIFLKVIGSLFRRKKIHTKTKDE